The Achromobacter spanius genome includes the window AGCCGCTATGTTGCATCTTTATTCCGACAGCTCGCCCAATGGCTTCAAGGCAAGCATTGCGCTTGAAGAGCTTGCCTTGCCCTATCGCCTTCATCACGTGCGTATCGATGAAGGCGAACATCGCCAGCCGGACTTTCTTGCGCTGAACCCCCATGGCCGCATTCCCGTGCTGACGGACAGCGAGACGGGCGTGGTGCTTTTTGAATCCGCGGCCATTCTGCTGTACCTGGCCGACAAGACGGGCAAGCTGCTGCGCTCGGACCCGCTTGCCCGCTGGGAAGCGATCAAGTGGTTGCAGTTCCATGCGTCCAGCGTGGGGCCGATGCTGGGCCAGCGCGTGCACTTCGAGCTATTCGCGCCTGAACCCATCCCCAGCGCCATTGACCGATATCGGCGTCTTACCGAAGACGCGTTCGCGGTGCTGGATCGCGTGCTGGCGGATCGCGCTTATCTGGCCGGCGACGACTATTCCATCGCGGACATCGCCCATTTCGGCTGGACCCACATCGCGCGAATCATCCATTTCGACTTCAGCCGGCATCGTCACTTGAGCGCATGGCACGAGCGCGTGGCGGATCGACCCGCCGTACGCAAGGGCATCACGTTGCCGGTGCCGGCAACCGGCGCGTGAATACAAGGCACGGCCCCAATCGCAACCCAATCAGAACCCAATCGCAATTCAATGA containing:
- a CDS encoding glutathione S-transferase family protein, translated to MLHLYSDSSPNGFKASIALEELALPYRLHHVRIDEGEHRQPDFLALNPHGRIPVLTDSETGVVLFESAAILLYLADKTGKLLRSDPLARWEAIKWLQFHASSVGPMLGQRVHFELFAPEPIPSAIDRYRRLTEDAFAVLDRVLADRAYLAGDDYSIADIAHFGWTHIARIIHFDFSRHRHLSAWHERVADRPAVRKGITLPVPATGA